The Coffea arabica cultivar ET-39 chromosome 4e, Coffea Arabica ET-39 HiFi, whole genome shotgun sequence genome includes a window with the following:
- the LOC113739910 gene encoding uncharacterized protein — translation MREKLRPLMEILEMETQKDSKAVEGGFVQLKESQSLKPCGQMPREGYEMPCFGENSSASVLVAGEDGGGINVNCRDVEVSDTEINKSFDGGDNGCTLDGLVNRGEALVSELVAEENQNTRGSLGLDVQQENIGKPQNNGMNGANGQALILEGNKGIGVEKVETEEGVEKGNDAMEQSEAVDSPRKIEVSGDGFSLFVEVFGPMDGINQADEGNCSDWHALREGGPDLEDSCQRNEALSSGEETIAQVSEAGDSFLDVMKNRSISEDVHVKNETAGEDSCNRNNSFNVGDLVWAKTKTQLWWPGMITDPSNSSKGAADSHKKESFLVKYYGNANFIWCSSSQLKHFLEYFDEMSHQNNSRNFRGALERAVIEIGRRVKAEMTCSCSLKENQKISAQSADQTVERYLSMDRMGTSAFLGSHFQPASFLQSVKYIAQGAPVPGKIKLTITQNCLSAFYHSLGHCQLPMHQLRPADAKDGGHNGLNLGEKDKDLNNDGKENDTGEAEVFSQQLSPFISAEGTEDDLLDGENDRRMDSRSAKGNEARERRKSKYLSYPYINPKKGNADAPTSEENVEMNCNSGQSNGDKKSRKAGPHRSTNCSDMLGKAKDIKASSAEILSELLVTALDCLHPKRRHLSGSVNRFLCNFRRFSFLDIEIANKHIGDEVVVKVDGMTKSSNYDSEGTNGKDSVEHNSSSAKPKKRRTKKEDGTSVGTFLSGSALNALSGSVVIKCQGVGSDMPESEKVPSRPEAGTVPGVLDIKEATGLPDLNGNIPVSSAEDCQGPGTTAFHCGLEPNIRQTEDLARKNAYTRTVGLLDPSRNNIKFVQLLKDVQAMGPNFLNTVPQQNNIQGETAFTSEVIARQSEASGNNIQFGSLLNSFQPTPLLSAAAKPERRKRKDKASNLPDLNGNVAESVLPGNNATDTNSASAQTKPPRKRRRRNKSTAAVPDIGANHNKVQNSLGVSGPSLTPLVPPLLPVDGLKSPAKPSGSNPQNRDPPDLLFIKKNLEMMKSTLEKAGNNLSPEMRAKLESEIKAFMQKISSMVGSSSS, via the coding sequence ATGAGGGAAAAGTTGAGACCTTTaatggaaattcttgaaatggAAACTCAAAAGGACTCAAAAGCTGTAGAGGGGGGTTTTGTGCAGTTAAAAGAGAGTCAAAGTCTGAAACCTTGTGGTCAAATGCCTCGAGAAGGTTATGAGATGCCTTGTTTTGGTGAGAATTCTAGCGCTTCAGTTTTGGTTGCAGGAGAAGACGGTGGTGGGATTAATGTAAATTGTAGAGACGTTGAAGTAAGTGATACGGAAATAAATAAAAGCTTTGACGGTGGTGATAATGGTTGTACATTAGATGGTCTGGTGAATAGAGGGGAAGCTTTAGTGAGTGAGCTTGTTGCTGAAGAAAATCAGAACACAAGAGGCTCTCTGGGGTTGGATGTCCAACAAGAAAACATAGGGAAACCACAAAATAATGGGATGAATGGTGCCAATGGCCAGGCTTTGATTCTTGAGGGGAATAAGGGGATTGGAGTTGAAAAGGTGGAGACTGAGGAGGGAGTTGAGAAAGGCAATGATGCAATGGAACAGTCTGAGGCAGTAGATTCTCCGAGGAAGATTGAAGTTTCTGGTGacggtttttctttgtttgtgGAGGTTTTCGGTCCGATGGACGGTATTAATCAAGCTGATGAAGGGAACTGCAGTGACTGGCATGCATTGAGAGAGGGCGGACCTGATCTTGAAGATtcatgccaaagaaatgaagcaTTGTCATCTGGCGAAGAGACAATTGCCCAGGTTTCAGAAGCTGGTGATTCTTTCCTTGATGTGATGAAGAATAGGTCAATAAGTGAAGATGTACATGTAAAGAATGAAACGGCAGGCGAGGATTCATGTAATAGAAATAACAGCTTTAATGTTGGTGATTTGGTATGGGCTAAAACCAAGACACAGTTATGGTGGCCTGGAATGATTACTGATCCCTCAAACTCATCAAAGGGTGCTGCAGATTCCCACAAAAAAGAATCTTTCCTGGTTAAGTATTATGGAAATGCTAATTTTATTTGGTGCTCCTCATCTCAGTTGAAGCATTTTCTTGAGTACTTTGACGAGATGTCTCACCAAAACAACTCTAGAAACTTTCGTGGGGCACTAGAGAGGGCTGTCATTGAGATTGGTAGGCGTGTAAAGGCAGAGATGACCTGTTCTTGTTCTttaaaagaaaaccaaaaaatttctgCTCAGTCTGCTGATCAAACTGTGGAGAGATACTTATCAATGGACCGAATGGGTACCAGTGCTTTTTTGGGATCTCATTTTCAACCTGCTAGTTTTCTACAATCGGTAAAGTATATTGCACAGGGAGCACCTGTGCCTGGTAAAATTAAATTAACCATCACCCAAAATTGTCTTTCAGCCTTTTATCATTCTTTGGGGCATTGTCAATTGCCCATGCATCAACTCAGGCCAGCTGATGCCAAAGATGGTGGTCATAATGGTCTGAATTTGGGAGAAAAGGACAAAGACCTAAATAATGATGGAAAGGAGAATGACACTGGTGAAGCTGAGGTCTTTTCTCAGCAGTTGAGCCCCTTCATTTCTGCAGAAGGAACCGAAGATGATCTTTTAGATGGAGAAAATGATCGGAGGATGGATAGCAGATCTGCAAAAGGCAATGAAGCGAGAGAAAGAAGGAAGAGCAAGTACTTATCCTATCCTTACATAAACCCCAAGAAGGGCAATGCAGATGCACCAACTTCTGAAGAAAATGTGGAAATGAACTGCAACTCTGGACAATCAAATGGTGATAAGAAATCGCGGAAAGCTGGGCCACATAGATCTACTAATTGCTCTGATATGCTTGGCAAAGCGAAGGATATTAAGGCGTCTTCGGCTGAAATACTCTCTGAACTCCTTGTTACTGCTCTTGATTGTTTGCATCCCAAGAGAAGACACCTTTCTGGTTCAGTCAACAGGTTTTTATGCAATTTCAGgagattttcatttttagacattGAGATAGCTAATAAGCATATTGGTGATGAAGTTGTAGTTAAGGTGGATGGAATGACTAAATCTTCAAATTATGACTCAGAAGGAACAAATGGAAAGGATTCAGTGGAACACAATTCATCCAGTGCCAAGCCTAAGAAGAGACGTACAAAGAAGGAAGATGGAACCTCAGTAGGCACTTTCTTGTCTGGCTCAGCTCTAAATGCATTAAGTGGTTCAGTGGTAATTAAATGCCAGGGAGTGGGTTCTGATATGCCAGAAAGTGAAAAAGTACCCAGCCGGCCGGAGGCAGGAACAGTTCCAGGAGTACTTGATATTAAAGAAGCGACTGGATTACCAGACTTGAATGGGAATATCCCAGTCTCATCAGCCGAAGATTGCCAGGGTCCAGGAACTACTGCATTTCATTGTGGACTAGAACCAAACATTAGACAGACGGAGGATTTAGCTAGAAAGAATGCTTATACCAGAACTGTAGGCTTGCTTGATCCTAGTCGAAACAACATTAAATTTGTCCAGTTGTTGAAAGATGTGCAAGCAATGGGTCCGAATTTCCTGAACACTGTTCCTCAGCAGAATAATATCCAGGGTGAAACTGCATTTACTTCAGAAGTCATTGCCCGGCAATCAGAAGCTAGTGGAAACAACATTCAATTTGGATCACTATTAAACAGCTTTCAGCCAACACCCTTATTGTCTGCTGCTGCTAAACCTGAGCgcaggaaaagaaaggataaaGCTTCAAACCTCCCAGATTTGAATGGTAATGTTGCTGAATCTGTCTTACCTGGAAATAATGCAACAGACACAAACTCCGCTTCGGCTCAAACTAAACCGCCACGGAAAAGGAGGAGGAGAAACAAGTCTACTGCTGCAGTTCCAGacattggtgccaatcacaatAAGGTGCAGAATTCTCTTGGTGTTTCAGGcccttcattgacacctttggTGCCACCCCTTCTGCCCGTGGATGGACTCAAGAGCCCTGCAAAACCATCTGGTTCAAATCCTCAGAATCGTGATCCACCTGATCTTTTGTTTATCAAAAAGAATCTTGAGATGATGAAATCAACATTGGAGAAGGCAGGTAACAATCTTTCACCAGAGATGAGAGCAAAGTTAGAAAGTGAGATCAAAGCTTTTATGCAGAAGATCAGCTCCATGGTTGGTTCTTCGTCCTCTTAG
- the LOC140006054 gene encoding dof zinc finger protein DOF5.6-like yields the protein MGLTSLQVCMDSSDWLQGTIHEETGMDSSSPSGDMLTCSRPLIERRLRPQHDQALNCPRCDSTHTKFCYYNNYSLSQPRYFCKTCRRYWTKGGTLRNIPVGGGCRKNKKVSSKKSNDQHLHQQSGSNPQNFGSSSSSSATSPTMNPTDLHLAFPDQMQFQHLSNILGNANGFMENKYNLMLENPTPIDFMENKYEALVGNSSRNYDFMGNGDMGILGCEMSSPAGMISAPNFHNFCTAPFGNMSIDGNTPGTLMLPYEAHEDQNAMDVKPNAKLLSLEWHDQPGCSDHAGKDSFGYYNGVGSSWPGLMNGYGTPTTNPLV from the exons ATGGGTCTTACTTCTCTTCAAGTCTGCATGGATTCATCTGACTGGTTACAG GGCACAATTCACGAGGAGACAGGAATGGATTCTTCTTCACCATCTGGGGACATGCTCACATGCTCAAGACCATTGATAGAAAGGAGACTGAGGCCCCAACATGATCAAGCTCTCAACTGCCCAAGGTGTGATTCAACACACACCAAATTCTGTTACTACAACAACTATAGCCTCTCTCAGCCAAGGTACTTCTGCAAGACCTGCAGAAGGTACTGGACTAAAGGAGGAACACTGCGGAACATTCCTGTTGGTGGTGGTTGCAGAAAGAACAAAAAGGTTTCTTCCAAGAAATCTAATGATCAGCATCTTCATCAGCAATCAGGTTCCAACCCACAAAACTTTGGATCATCATCGTCATCATCAGCAACATCACCAACCATGAATCCAACTGATCTTCACCTTGCTTTCCCTGATCAAATGCAATTCCAACACCTAAGTAATATTTTGGGGAATGCTAATGGTTTCATGGAGAATAAGTACAATCTCATGCTTGAAAACCCTACACCAATTGACTTCATGGAGAACAAATATGAAGCTTTGGTTGGTAATTCTTCAAGAAACTATGATTTTATGGGAAATGGGGATATGGGTATTTTAGGTTGTGAAATGAGTAGTCCAGCAGGGATGATTTCAGCTCCAAATTTTCACAACTTTTGTACCGCTCCATTTGGGAATATGTCcattgatgggaacactccggGAACCCTGATGCTTCCCTATGAGGCTCACGAGGATCAAAATGCCATGGATGTGAAGCCAAATGCTAAGCTTTTATCTCTGGAATGGCATGATCAGCCGGGCTGCTCTGATCATGCTGGAAAGGACTCTTTTGGTTACTATAATGGAGTGGGATCATCATGGCCTGGTTTGATGAATGGTTATGGAACTCCTACAACAAACCCTTTAGTCTAA